The Theobroma cacao cultivar B97-61/B2 chromosome 2, Criollo_cocoa_genome_V2, whole genome shotgun sequence genome includes the window TGTTtcattgcattgtttttattcttgttaTAAATTTCATTCTCTTTCCATAGAATAAAAATTGGTTGGGCCTCCATGGAGACAATGTTTTGCATCTTGTTATACAtgctatttatttttaaatttatccgTGATATACTACTAATGATATGCATgtgaatatttgttaattattgaATTCACCGATAGTCCACTGCTTTTTATTAACATCTCAGTTTCATTCataatcttaaaattttaaatgtgTAAATGCTATGACTAGGTCTAAATACGTTTGTTACGTGGAATGAACATGGTCTGTACatagagtttttttttgtggaaaggtgaattaatgataaatttctATATATTGTTGCTTCAATCACTTGAGATTGAAATTCACAAAATAGATTAGAAGGATTTCATTCTTATTTTAGCATACAATTGGCCATGACTTTCTttgaaaaaatgataataattcTCAGAGATTACAACCAACAATCAtctgttttttgtttcttatgggaactaatatatattagaattgatatttaatttcatGCTTTCACATACCATACCTTTCGGTAGCAGTGCAGCGCTCGAATGTCTGTAGTACAAGCACAAGATGCTATACCGGTAACATGCATCACAAACACAAGAAAtgcttcaaattttcatcttCCAAATACATGCAATCATTGCCAATGACATTCACATCCAGATAATTTCTAATGAAATACTCTGCATCAAGTTTGCAAAAGTAGATCATATATCTATCTGATCCACTACAGCTTGCAAGAATACTCAGTAGCGGTACTTAGTAGAGTAATCTTTTGGAGCAATTACTAGACCACGACCCTTCCTTGCCCCACGGTATACAGTCTCAACAATGTCTATGAACTCCTGCTTGTCCTTGAGAGCCCAGTTAATCTTGTTGTTATTTCCAGTGCCAAGATCAATCATAATATGCTTGTTTCTGAAGAAGAACATGACCGTGGAAGGATCGTACAGCTCATACATTGTGTTAAAATCAGGCACTTCTGTTATGTCCACAAGATAAATCACAGCAAAGTTCTTTATCGTTTCGGCAACTGAAGCAAGCACTTCATCCATCTGAAAACACAAATCAAATTAACTAATTGACCACAAATTAAGTATAACAATAACACTCTTTTCATTCCagaggaagaagaagcaaGTCAATAGCAAAGCATTCATTTCatattgaataaataaataaataatgacaCAAAATGCAATTTCCTGATATGCAGGTCTccgaagaaggaaaaaaaaaaacaaagggcAGAATGctataaaaaaatctaataaaagGCCATGCACACACTTACACACATCTAAAGGTAACCTGAATAttagcaaaacaaaaaacctaTTCTCTATCATGTCAACAGGCACAAccaaaaaaatccatttaaagCCATTATTACACAAGGGAATAAATTTATAGCAGGTCCCCATTTCCCAAGGGTGCAGCTTGAGCAGGAAAAAATTACTGCAACTTAGACAAGTTGCTTCTAGATTCATTAAGCAGAATAATGGGAGATGTCTAGAATGAGATTGTGAAGTTTGATTGGCACAGGcttatatggtttgaattttATAATCCCAAGCATGCTTTGATTGCTTGGCTGGCTGTGCTTGCTAGACTTCCTACTAAGATAGGCTTCTTTCATAGGGGATGTCCGTCAGCGGGAATTGTATGTTTTACCAACAAGAGCTGGACACTAGAGTATCACTTGTTTATTACATGAAATTATTCTAACAACATTTGGCAGCAGGCGCTGCTGCCCCGTAAAATTTGCTGACAAGTTGCAGCCAGGAGAGAAAGCTGCAATAGGCAGTTAGAAGGTTAAAAGCGAAAACACTCATAACTGTCATTTTGCATGTAGCCTGGACTGTTTATGCATATCATCTTTCGAGGGAGAAACAACAGGGTATATGGGCTCAATGCAAGAACCCGCTCACAGATTTATGACAGCATTGCAGATGCTGTTCGTTTGAGACTTTGTGACATGAAGAATATTGCTTCAGAATCTGTTTATAGGGACCTATGCATTACATGGGGGCCGAACAGTTCTATGTTTGATTAGTTTGTAGAATGTTATCTTCACAGCATGCTGCCTGTATTATTGTTGTCTTCACAGTTTGTTCTACTTGTAGCGATTTTACTGCTTCTTTGGGTAATACAAATTTGGCttatccaaagaaaaaaaaaaaaacagccaCAAAATGTAACTCTCATCCAAGTAAATTAATGTAAGTTCAGTCTTTAAGTATTTGACCAGAGGGCACAAACAAATTGAAGAGAAAGCTAGTAAGTTACTGGTAAGTGAAAATAGAACTTAGTGACTACTTCATTGTCATACATTTCAGTGAAGGGGtggaaattttaatttggtgATTGAAACAATGCTTCAGAATATAAACCAGTAAGTCATTATCAAAAGCTCTGTGTCATTCCTTTTTGCTCACTTGAAAAGGATGCTAACTATCTACTCAGCTAAACCATTGGGCTCAATAAGATGACGGAAAAACAGTGAGTCATTATCAAAAGCTCTATCTATCTTTCCTTTTTGCTAACTTAGAGAAGATTCTAACTTCCTACTCAACTAAACCATTTGCTCAATGAGAAGATGACAGTTCAACTTCAAGCCATGTTCATATTGAAATGTCAAATGATAATATCAATTTTGGttttatgtcaaaatattttttatttgatctaaCCATAACTaagaattaatttatttataaaatgatttatgtTGCATTGAAATTCTCGTGTAATTCAATTCATGAGAGAGAGATTAAAATTGGGGAAAAATGCAAGAAAAGCTACTTGATAAATATCTAACATtctacataaaaaaaaaaaaactcttaaaagaAATTAGCTTAATGGCCACTATGCACAAGTTCAcctaacaaaattaaaaaaaataaaaccgggcttttttcaatttaaaggTTCTTTCAACTTAATAAACATAACAGCGGCAGCAGACATATTTTAAGAACTAAGAACAGTACATTTTGCATAAGCAGGAGAACGACAGCAAAGAGATGTGCACTTTTCAAGCATCTTTCCCTAACAAAGTCATCTCTGTTACCACATTtcaaagaaagcaaagaaGGGTGCTCACTAGCAGCACCAGGCGATTGAAGACCAATGCAAGGCCgttgtttaaaatttaacaaaggTTTAAAAGGGCAAATTAAAGCAATTGAAGGTATCCATCCTACTAGTATGGTAGAAAGACCTATCGCACCTGTGAAAGTCTTGTGCTTGactaaaattttgttaaacaaTATCCAACTTGACTAATTGCCTATCACAAAATACTAGAAACAATCAGTTCACTAGCAGAGTCAATTCTCATCGAATTCCAATCATACTAAATTcgatgaaaattttcaaacataTAGGGAACATAGGATTTATTGAATACTTTTTCTAATTCTAGTAATGAAACtgaaatcaaaaataaaaatggcaCTTGTTTTTCTCTGAACAAGAAAGATCCAGAAATAGTAGGAAATTTCCCTAATTAAAGAACAATTCGAATTAAAAGCGATTGACAGAGAGGAGAACGATGCAGTGTACCTGCATGCAGGTTTCGTCCCAGTCGTGGCCGAATCGGATGACAACGAGACGCTCTTCCTCCGCCAGGATGGCCTGATCTACAGCCCATCCGGAGTGCAGATGTGGTAGCAGATACGACATCGTTACTTCGTTTCCCCTCTCTCTCCAAAATCTAAATTTCCTTTTCACCGATGAAATGCTTTTGCCCTCTAATTTTGGGTCTGAAACCCTAGTTTATAAAccaaacattttgaaatgtcGGTAGAGTTAGCCCAATGCGTTGACACGCAAGCCGGCGCAATCGAGCATATTTGCTAACTAAAATTACGAATAAAACCTATCAAAACGCAGCGTTTGGATCTTCTCGAATGGGCAAGCACAATATGTTTACCATAAACCTTATTGCAGGAGATATCAGTCCACCAGGGTTATGAATGAAgataattagaaaaaaaaaagtaattaattaagaaagttTTAACATTTGTAATTTTCACTTGTTGGAATTCTGAATTTAAACTCAATTCatgcaattttaaattttaaaaataaaatttaaataaatttataaactacGAATTCATTCTTAATTAAAGAACATATTTAATAAGTGATAAAAGATTTTCAAAACCCATCCTTGATATTTTATCCATCTCGTTATATTGACATTGTGCtcataaagaataaaaaaaaactcttatattaatatatatattcgtTTATCTCTTGTacaaatttcaca containing:
- the LOC18608490 gene encoding thioredoxin-like protein YLS8 isoform X2, with product MSYLLPHLHSGWAVDQAILAEEERVVIIRFGHDWDDTCMQMDEVLASVAETIKNFAVIYLVDITEVPDFNTMYELYDPSTVMFFFRNKHIMIDLGTGNNNKINWALKDKQEFIDIVETVYRGARKGRGLVIAPKDYSTKYRY
- the LOC18608490 gene encoding thioredoxin-like protein YLS8 isoform X1 is translated as MSYLLPHLHSGWAVDQAILAEEERLVVIRFGHDWDETCMQMDEVLASVAETIKNFAVIYLVDITEVPDFNTMYELYDPSTVMFFFRNKHIMIDLGTGNNNKINWALKDKQEFIDIVETVYRGARKGRGLVIAPKDYSTKYRY